One window of the Mycobacterium sp. SVM_VP21 genome contains the following:
- a CDS encoding PE-PPE domain-containing protein: MVSVLVVFAGMAGLPATPLSARSSATVSRDVALAAGDIAFVMGGSGIPLPSQGYVNAANLLYLQPHGFTGTAESLFTPELYYPGNVSEAVGAQLLADAIEKQIAGGGVNADNPVYVFGYSQSSAMSSMTMEQLHYAGVGTQDVHFVLVGNAANPNGGLVEMLNIWGGNLSFWNGLTLGHPTPDYFTTDLYTMEYDGFADFPRYPLNLLADLNAVAGMFLQHDGYFGLSPDAIANAIHLETSGDSPTNYYMIPTETLPLLDLLRVNPIWGNPLADLLEPSMRILVNLGYGSLTEGWNQGPANMPTSFSFDLLPSNISWDQVNAALTDAWSQGVQAAIRDLQDPASYVFGSFMEREPFSLLWNAAQRVLFDIQDPAPLFGGLFGGSATATEPGDGSDFLNSVASVVGGDLGLSWISDLLGFDSLTPA; encoded by the coding sequence GTGGTAAGCGTTCTCGTCGTCTTCGCGGGTATGGCGGGGCTTCCGGCGACGCCGTTGTCTGCCCGGTCGTCGGCCACCGTCTCGCGCGACGTAGCGCTGGCGGCGGGTGACATCGCGTTCGTCATGGGAGGCAGCGGTATTCCGTTGCCGTCGCAGGGCTACGTCAACGCCGCCAACCTGCTGTACCTACAGCCGCACGGCTTCACCGGGACTGCCGAGTCGCTGTTCACGCCAGAGCTGTATTACCCGGGCAACGTCTCGGAAGCCGTTGGCGCCCAGCTGCTCGCCGATGCGATCGAGAAGCAGATCGCCGGCGGAGGGGTGAACGCCGACAACCCGGTGTATGTCTTCGGTTACTCGCAGAGTTCGGCGATGTCGTCGATGACGATGGAACAGCTGCACTACGCGGGTGTGGGAACCCAGGACGTTCACTTTGTGCTCGTGGGTAATGCGGCGAACCCGAACGGCGGGCTGGTCGAAATGCTCAACATTTGGGGTGGCAACCTCAGTTTTTGGAATGGGCTGACCCTTGGGCATCCAACACCGGACTATTTCACTACTGATCTCTACACGATGGAATACGACGGATTCGCCGACTTTCCGCGTTATCCGCTGAATCTGCTAGCGGATCTTAATGCGGTTGCGGGAATGTTTCTGCAGCACGACGGATATTTCGGACTGAGCCCCGACGCCATTGCGAACGCCATTCACCTGGAAACGAGCGGGGACAGTCCCACCAACTACTACATGATCCCTACCGAGACTCTGCCGTTGTTGGACTTGCTGCGGGTGAACCCAATCTGGGGTAACCCGCTGGCCGACCTGTTGGAGCCGAGCATGCGCATCCTGGTCAATCTCGGCTACGGCAGTCTCACCGAGGGGTGGAATCAGGGGCCGGCCAACATGCCGACGTCGTTCAGCTTCGACCTGTTACCCAGCAACATCAGTTGGGACCAGGTCAACGCCGCCCTCACGGATGCGTGGTCGCAGGGTGTCCAGGCCGCCATTCGTGACCTACAGGATCCGGCGAGCTACGTATTCGGGTCGTTCATGGAGCGGGAACCGTTTTCGCTGCTGTGGAATGCAGCGCAACGCGTCTTGTTTGATATCCAGGACCCTGCGCCGCTGTTCGGCGGGCTGTTCGGTGGTTCGGCGACGGCGACTGAACCCGGCGACGGTTCGGACTTTCTGAACTCCGTCGCGTCTGTTGTCGGCGGAGATCTCGGCCTGTCCTGGATCTCGGATTTGCTCGGCTTCGACTCGCTCACCCCCGCCTAA
- a CDS encoding SDR family oxidoreductase, whose protein sequence is MDINGASAIVTGGASGIGAATARQLADKGARVVVADLQADKGEALAHEIGGVFVSVDVTSTEQIIDAVKTAADLGPLRALVNSAGIGWAQRTIGKDGEFDSAHNLDAYRKVLAINLIGTFDCIRIAATAMSRNEFTDTGERGAIVNMTSVAAFDGQIGQAAYSSSKGGVVGLTLPVARDLSAAGIRVNTVAPGLIDTPIYGEGEASEAFKAKLGESVLFPHRLGKPEELASMVVELLTNSYMNAEVVRVDGGIRMPPK, encoded by the coding sequence GTGGATATTAACGGAGCAAGCGCGATCGTCACCGGTGGCGCATCAGGAATCGGTGCGGCCACTGCCCGCCAGCTGGCCGACAAGGGTGCCCGGGTCGTCGTCGCCGACCTACAGGCAGACAAGGGTGAGGCGCTGGCTCACGAAATCGGCGGAGTGTTCGTGTCCGTCGACGTGACCAGCACCGAGCAGATCATCGACGCCGTCAAGACCGCCGCGGACCTCGGCCCGCTGCGGGCGCTGGTGAACTCGGCCGGCATCGGCTGGGCACAGCGCACTATCGGCAAGGATGGCGAATTCGACTCAGCGCACAACCTGGATGCCTACCGCAAGGTGCTGGCGATCAACCTGATCGGCACCTTCGACTGCATCCGGATCGCGGCCACCGCGATGAGCCGCAATGAGTTCACCGACACCGGCGAGCGCGGCGCTATCGTCAACATGACCAGTGTTGCCGCCTTCGACGGACAGATCGGCCAGGCCGCCTACTCGTCGTCCAAGGGTGGTGTCGTGGGCCTGACCCTGCCGGTGGCCCGCGACCTGTCCGCGGCGGGCATCCGCGTCAACACCGTGGCCCCCGGCCTCATCGACACCCCGATCTACGGCGAGGGCGAGGCCTCGGAGGCCTTCAAAGCCAAGCTCGGCGAGTCCGTGCTGTTCCCGCACCGGCTCGGCAAGCCCGAAGAGCTGGCCTCGATGGTGGTGGAGCTGCTCACCAACTCCTACATGAATGCCGAAGTCGTCCGCGTGGACGGTGGCATCCGGATGCCACCGAAGTAG
- a CDS encoding DUF4267 domain-containing protein, giving the protein MIKDRAALVAGCIRLASGISFLVDPLRANRLWGEPDDPGPSARLLLRSMGYRDALIGGLLVNGALRGRDTRGWFLASGGADAADLLGGISVHADLKRGQQIVGLGGAAVGIGVGLWGATRRRAPRP; this is encoded by the coding sequence ATGATCAAAGACCGTGCCGCACTGGTCGCGGGCTGTATCCGGCTGGCGTCGGGCATCTCGTTTCTCGTCGATCCGCTGCGGGCGAATCGATTGTGGGGAGAGCCGGACGATCCTGGGCCTTCCGCGCGGCTGCTGCTGCGTTCGATGGGCTACCGCGACGCCCTGATCGGCGGCCTACTCGTGAACGGGGCGTTGCGCGGTCGCGACACGCGCGGCTGGTTCCTGGCATCCGGTGGTGCCGACGCGGCCGACCTGCTGGGCGGGATCAGCGTGCACGCCGATCTCAAGCGCGGACAACAGATCGTCGGTCTCGGTGGAGCGGCAGTCGGCATCGGGGTTGGGCTCTGGGGTGCCACGCGCCGGCGCGCCCCCAGGCCTTGA
- a CDS encoding STAS/SEC14 domain-containing protein, whose translation MIELLPDMPQGVTGIRVSGRLRGDELREIKPSLHERLQGGDVRIVEVIDSDYAGFGPGGLAEDIKLGLGAVLPHHSAFKRIAVVSDKEWVAHVLHALEWMIPGELAVFGLDDVERAKEWAAG comes from the coding sequence ATGATCGAGCTACTGCCGGACATGCCGCAGGGAGTGACCGGAATTCGTGTGTCGGGGCGACTTCGCGGTGACGAACTCCGAGAGATCAAGCCGTCGCTGCACGAGCGTCTACAGGGCGGCGATGTGCGCATCGTCGAGGTCATCGACTCCGACTATGCGGGCTTTGGGCCCGGTGGGCTGGCCGAGGACATCAAGCTCGGCCTGGGTGCCGTCCTGCCGCATCACTCGGCGTTCAAACGCATCGCGGTGGTGTCGGACAAGGAATGGGTTGCCCATGTTCTGCATGCGCTCGAATGGATGATTCCCGGCGAGCTTGCGGTGTTCGGCCTCGATGACGTCGAACGTGCCAAGGAGTGGGCCGCCGGCTGA
- a CDS encoding GntR family transcriptional regulator — translation MGDATVNSAHRAHALIRAGILSGEFPAGVMLSESTLAASMSMSRTPVRAALGRLQDEGLVRIYPKRGALVRELTVDEIRESDQVRHAFECAGVQLGNPEARQQLSARLQENLDGQEQALHRRDYPGFAALAMQFHRAFVELADNATMLALYDRLQDRQHLAIVRNSTVRGQPDLVLAEHRSLLKDAEAGDWMAFSTRLREHQSNGNDFE, via the coding sequence ATGGGCGACGCGACGGTCAACTCCGCGCACCGTGCTCACGCCCTGATTCGTGCGGGCATCCTCAGCGGTGAGTTCCCCGCCGGGGTCATGCTGAGCGAGTCAACGCTGGCGGCCTCGATGTCGATGAGCCGTACCCCGGTGCGGGCGGCGCTGGGGCGTCTGCAAGATGAAGGGCTGGTGCGGATCTACCCCAAGCGCGGTGCGCTGGTACGTGAATTGACCGTCGATGAGATCCGCGAGTCCGACCAGGTGCGGCATGCCTTCGAATGCGCCGGGGTGCAACTGGGCAACCCTGAGGCTCGGCAGCAACTGAGTGCGCGTCTGCAGGAAAACCTCGACGGGCAGGAGCAGGCGCTACACCGGCGCGACTATCCCGGCTTTGCGGCACTGGCCATGCAGTTTCATCGCGCATTTGTGGAGCTCGCCGACAACGCCACGATGCTGGCGCTCTACGACCGACTGCAAGATCGACAGCACCTCGCGATCGTGCGTAACTCGACGGTCCGCGGGCAGCCAGACCTGGTGCTGGCCGAACATCGGAGTCTGCTCAAGGATGCCGAGGCCGGCGATTGGATGGCCTTCTCAACCCGGCTTCGCGAACACCAGTCCAACGGCAACGACTTCGAATAG
- a CDS encoding methyltransferase domain-containing protein produces MAFAERVTEALDAASLALLLSLGHQSGLFDALAALPEPATSTQIANRTGLNERYVREWLGGTTVAGVVDYDPANKTYRLPQHHAAVLTRAAGAANLARVAQYIALMGEVEQKVLGCFQHGGGLPYSDYPRFHAVMAERSGEVFDSALVDVVLPLVEGLPQRLHDGVEVADFGCGSGHAVNVMAQAFANSRFTGVDFSSEGIERATREAAQRGLANANFESHDLTTFDRASAYDLVTAFDAIHDQAQPARVLENIYRSLRPGGVFLMADSKSSSSLEDNIGVPMNTYRYTVSLMHCMPVSLALNGAGLGTMWGRQLAISMLADAGFTDVECAEIDEDPSNYYYIATKR; encoded by the coding sequence CTGGCATTCGCTGAGCGCGTCACCGAGGCGCTGGACGCCGCCAGCCTCGCACTGCTACTGAGCCTCGGACATCAGAGCGGGCTGTTCGATGCCCTGGCCGCCCTGCCGGAACCGGCAACCAGCACCCAGATCGCCAACCGCACCGGACTCAACGAACGCTACGTTCGCGAGTGGTTGGGGGGCACGACCGTGGCCGGCGTTGTGGACTACGACCCCGCCAACAAGACATATCGCTTGCCGCAGCACCATGCCGCGGTGCTGACCCGTGCTGCCGGGGCCGCCAACCTGGCGCGCGTCGCGCAGTACATCGCCCTGATGGGCGAGGTCGAGCAGAAAGTGCTGGGCTGCTTCCAGCATGGCGGCGGGCTTCCCTACAGCGACTATCCCCGCTTCCACGCGGTGATGGCGGAGCGAAGCGGCGAAGTCTTTGACTCGGCGCTAGTCGATGTCGTCCTTCCCCTCGTCGAGGGCTTGCCGCAACGACTCCACGACGGTGTGGAGGTGGCTGATTTCGGCTGCGGCAGTGGCCACGCCGTCAACGTGATGGCCCAGGCGTTCGCCAACAGCCGGTTCACCGGCGTTGACTTCTCGTCCGAGGGCATCGAACGAGCGACTCGCGAGGCGGCTCAGCGGGGACTGGCGAACGCCAACTTCGAGAGCCACGATCTGACGACGTTCGACCGAGCTTCGGCCTACGACCTTGTCACCGCATTCGACGCCATTCACGATCAAGCGCAGCCGGCGCGGGTGTTGGAGAACATCTATCGATCCCTGCGGCCGGGCGGCGTCTTCTTGATGGCGGATTCAAAATCGTCAAGCAGTCTGGAAGACAACATCGGCGTTCCCATGAACACCTACCGCTACACGGTCTCCCTGATGCACTGCATGCCCGTGTCGTTGGCCTTGAACGGCGCCGGCCTGGGCACCATGTGGGGCCGCCAACTCGCAATATCGATGCTGGCCGACGCCGGTTTCACCGACGTGGAGTGCGCCGAGATCGACGAGGACCCATCGAACTACTACTACATCGCCACCAAACGCTGA
- a CDS encoding isopenicillin N synthase family oxygenase, producing MLPVVNFALLGRTDERIRLREVTHTTGFFYLVGHGVPAELLGELHAAAREFFALPAQDKLAIELARSPHFRGYSRIGGELTNGEVDWREQIDFGPEADATDGAAGPQWLRGPNQWPPAIPAMPKLVGRYQQEMNRVARELLRRWAQSLGSPSEIFDSAFGTEPASLMKLIHYPPRPATSHGDQGVGAHKDPGVMTLLHLQHDSTGLQVQSLDGEWLDAAPLDGAFIVNIGELLEVSSQGYLRATPHRVLTPAGAPARISIPYFFGPALDGVVPTLHLPPDLAAKTRPISHDANNQLHSTYGDNMWKAKRRAHPEVFARWHGGAAS from the coding sequence ATGCTGCCGGTGGTGAACTTCGCGCTGCTCGGCAGGACCGACGAGCGCATCCGGCTCCGTGAAGTCACCCACACCACTGGATTCTTCTACCTCGTCGGACATGGTGTCCCGGCGGAGCTGCTCGGTGAACTGCACGCCGCGGCACGCGAATTCTTCGCCCTGCCCGCCCAAGACAAGCTGGCGATCGAACTCGCACGCAGCCCACACTTTCGCGGTTACTCGAGAATCGGCGGTGAGCTGACCAATGGCGAAGTGGACTGGCGTGAGCAGATCGACTTCGGGCCCGAGGCTGACGCCACCGACGGCGCTGCCGGCCCGCAGTGGCTGCGCGGGCCCAATCAATGGCCGCCGGCGATCCCCGCGATGCCGAAGCTGGTGGGGCGCTACCAGCAGGAGATGAACAGGGTCGCACGGGAGTTGTTGCGGCGCTGGGCACAATCGCTGGGTTCGCCGTCAGAGATATTCGACTCCGCCTTCGGCACCGAGCCCGCATCGTTGATGAAGCTGATCCACTACCCGCCACGGCCAGCCACCTCGCATGGCGACCAGGGAGTTGGCGCCCATAAGGATCCGGGCGTCATGACGCTGCTGCACCTGCAGCACGACTCGACGGGACTGCAGGTGCAATCGCTCGACGGCGAATGGCTGGACGCCGCGCCACTAGACGGCGCATTCATCGTGAATATCGGTGAGCTGCTCGAAGTTTCGAGTCAGGGCTACCTTCGTGCCACGCCCCATCGGGTGCTGACACCGGCGGGTGCCCCGGCGCGCATCTCGATCCCGTACTTCTTCGGCCCAGCACTCGACGGCGTCGTTCCCACTCTTCACCTACCCCCGGACCTTGCCGCCAAGACCCGACCGATCAGTCATGACGCTAACAATCAGCTCCACAGCACCTACGGCGACAACATGTGGAAGGCCAAGAGACGTGCCCACCCCGAGGTGTTCGCCCGGTGGCATGGCGGTGCGGCCAGCTAG
- a CDS encoding glycoside hydrolase family 6 protein: MIPSAFGAVARCLTPLLAVAALAGAAPAQADGDNPLGGMPFYVDPISKAMHASNAQPDSAELARVANTPQAYWLDQAFGVGSVGSTVARHTGAAAAAGAMPVLVLYAIPHRDCGSYAAGGFSSGASYRAWIDSVADGIGGNPAAIVLEPDALAMADCLSGDQRQERFDLISYAVDTLGRNPATAVYVDAGHSRWVSAGEMANRLNQAGVGRARGFALNSTNYFTTEEEIGYGEEISGMTGGAHYVIDTSRNGAGPAEGDPYGWCNPSGRALGTPPTANTAGQHADAYLWVKRVGESDGSCGSGEPAAGHFVSEYAINLARNAG, from the coding sequence GTGATCCCCTCAGCATTTGGCGCGGTCGCGCGCTGCCTCACCCCGCTCCTTGCCGTTGCGGCCCTGGCCGGCGCGGCCCCCGCCCAGGCCGACGGCGATAACCCGCTGGGCGGCATGCCCTTCTATGTCGATCCCATCTCCAAGGCGATGCATGCCTCCAACGCGCAGCCGGACAGCGCCGAGCTGGCTCGGGTGGCCAACACCCCGCAGGCGTACTGGCTGGACCAGGCGTTCGGAGTGGGATCTGTCGGCTCGACGGTGGCCCGGCACACCGGCGCGGCCGCTGCGGCGGGCGCAATGCCGGTGCTGGTGCTCTACGCCATTCCGCACCGTGACTGCGGCAGCTACGCCGCGGGCGGATTCTCCTCCGGCGCGTCCTATCGCGCCTGGATTGACAGCGTCGCCGACGGGATCGGCGGCAACCCGGCCGCGATCGTCCTCGAGCCCGACGCGCTGGCGATGGCCGACTGCCTCTCGGGTGACCAGCGTCAGGAGCGCTTCGACCTGATCAGCTATGCCGTCGACACGCTGGGCCGCAACCCGGCCACGGCGGTCTACGTCGACGCCGGGCACTCGCGTTGGGTCAGCGCCGGAGAGATGGCCAACCGGCTCAACCAGGCCGGCGTGGGGCGTGCGCGAGGCTTCGCACTGAACAGCACGAACTACTTCACCACCGAAGAGGAAATCGGCTACGGCGAAGAGATCTCGGGCATGACCGGCGGCGCGCACTACGTGATCGACACGTCGCGCAATGGCGCCGGTCCCGCGGAGGGCGACCCCTACGGCTGGTGCAACCCCAGCGGGCGGGCGCTGGGCACGCCGCCGACCGCCAACACCGCCGGCCAGCACGCCGACGCTTACCTGTGGGTCAAGCGGGTCGGGGAGTCCGACGGCAGCTGCGGCTCGGGCGAACCCGCTGCGGGTCACTTCGTCAGCGAGTACGCCATCAACCTGGCACGCAACGCGGGCTGA
- the ftsY gene encoding signal recognition particle-docking protein FtsY, producing MSDGLWIALAVAAALVVIAALVFGLVRQRRRRISLSGAKRPEQQSLDRSGGYTASSGITFSRTDTSEPPAPVIGDDATVPRDAPKRTITDVELPEAAPEGPAPESVELDIEPVEGRMDRLRGRLAKSQNALGRSVLGLLGGGDLDDDSWQDVEDTLLVADLGPVVTESVVNQLRGRLAGGQVRTEAEARTVLRDVLIGELQPGLERSIRALPHDDHPSVLLVVGVNGTGKTTTVGKLARVLVADGRRVVLGAADTFRAAAADQLQTWAARVGAEVVRGAEGADPASVAFDAVDKGVADGVDVVVIDTAGRLHTKTGLMDELGKVKRVVERRAAVDEVLLVLDATIGQNGLAQARVFADVVDITGVVLTKLDGTAKGGIVFRVQQELGVPVKLVGLGEGPDDLAPFEPGAFVDALLG from the coding sequence GTGTCTGACGGTCTCTGGATTGCCCTCGCGGTCGCCGCCGCGCTCGTCGTCATCGCCGCACTGGTCTTCGGCCTGGTGCGCCAACGGCGGCGGCGCATCAGCCTGTCGGGCGCAAAGCGCCCAGAACAGCAGAGTCTGGACCGTTCCGGCGGCTACACCGCCTCCTCGGGTATCACCTTTAGCCGGACCGACACGTCGGAGCCGCCCGCACCCGTGATCGGCGACGACGCGACCGTGCCGCGCGACGCGCCCAAACGCACCATCACCGATGTCGAGCTGCCTGAAGCAGCCCCCGAGGGGCCGGCGCCAGAGTCCGTCGAGCTCGACATTGAGCCGGTTGAAGGCCGGATGGACCGGCTGCGCGGTCGGTTGGCCAAGTCGCAGAACGCGTTGGGCCGCAGCGTGCTCGGGTTGCTGGGCGGCGGAGACCTCGACGACGACTCCTGGCAGGACGTCGAGGACACCCTGTTGGTGGCCGATCTGGGTCCGGTGGTCACCGAATCGGTGGTGAATCAATTGCGCGGACGGCTGGCCGGCGGTCAGGTGCGCACCGAGGCCGAGGCTCGCACGGTGTTGCGCGACGTGCTTATCGGCGAGCTGCAGCCCGGTCTGGAGCGTTCCATTCGGGCCCTGCCGCATGACGATCACCCGTCGGTGCTGCTGGTGGTGGGCGTCAACGGCACCGGCAAGACCACCACTGTCGGCAAACTGGCCCGAGTGCTGGTGGCCGACGGCCGTCGTGTGGTGCTGGGGGCGGCCGACACGTTCCGGGCCGCCGCGGCCGACCAGCTGCAGACCTGGGCGGCGCGGGTGGGCGCCGAGGTGGTCCGCGGTGCCGAGGGCGCCGATCCCGCCTCGGTGGCGTTCGACGCCGTCGACAAGGGCGTAGCCGACGGTGTCGACGTCGTGGTCATCGATACCGCGGGACGGCTGCACACCAAGACCGGTCTGATGGACGAGCTCGGCAAGGTCAAGCGGGTGGTAGAGCGCCGTGCGGCTGTCGACGAGGTGCTGCTGGTCCTCGACGCCACCATCGGGCAGAACGGCCTGGCCCAAGCCCGGGTGTTCGCCGACGTCGTCGACATCACCGGGGTGGTGCTGACCAAGCTGGATGGAACCGCCAAAGGCGGGATCGTGTTCCGGGTGCAGCAGGAACTGGGGGTGCCGGTCAAGCTGGTGGGCTTGGGGGAAGGGCCCGACGATCTGGCCCCGTTCGAGCCGGGCGCCTTCGTCGACGCGCTGCTCGGCTGA